A stretch of the Pseudomonas helvetica genome encodes the following:
- a CDS encoding 3-keto-5-aminohexanoate cleavage protein encodes MQFFDDSLHPENMEKVVITVAPYGPEWMPEDFPEDIPLTMDEQVQKAVDCYEAGATVLHLHVRELDGKGSKRLSKFNELIAGVREAVPDMIIQVGGSISFAPESDGEAAKWLSDDTRHMLAELTPKPDQVTVAINTTQMNIMELLYPEYLEGTSLANPAYQAAYSEMTVPAGPAWVAEHLRRLMAAGVQPHFQLTGMHAMETLERLVRKGVYMGPLNLTWIGIGGGFDGPNPFNFFNFVHRAPDGCTLTAESLLKNVLPFNVMALSMGLHPRVGIEDTIIDQKGRRFSSVQQIEQTVRVAHELGREIASGKEAREIYRIGVQYQSIEETLLANGMAPNRKAGQKGVPQRG; translated from the coding sequence ATGCAATTCTTCGACGATTCCCTGCACCCGGAAAACATGGAAAAAGTAGTCATCACTGTGGCCCCGTATGGCCCTGAGTGGATGCCGGAAGACTTCCCCGAAGACATCCCGCTGACCATGGATGAGCAGGTGCAGAAGGCGGTCGATTGCTATGAGGCCGGTGCCACGGTGTTGCACCTGCATGTACGCGAACTGGACGGCAAGGGTTCCAAGCGCCTGTCCAAGTTCAACGAGTTGATCGCCGGTGTGCGCGAAGCTGTGCCGGACATGATCATCCAGGTCGGTGGTTCGATTTCCTTCGCGCCCGAAAGCGATGGTGAAGCCGCCAAGTGGCTGTCTGACGATACGCGCCACATGCTGGCGGAGCTGACGCCAAAACCGGATCAGGTCACGGTGGCCATCAACACCACTCAGATGAACATCATGGAGCTGCTGTATCCGGAATACCTGGAAGGCACGTCCCTGGCGAATCCGGCCTATCAGGCGGCCTACAGCGAGATGACCGTACCAGCAGGCCCGGCCTGGGTGGCGGAGCATTTGCGGCGGCTGATGGCGGCGGGTGTGCAGCCGCATTTCCAGCTGACCGGCATGCATGCCATGGAAACCCTGGAGCGCCTGGTGCGCAAGGGCGTGTACATGGGGCCGTTGAACCTGACCTGGATCGGCATCGGCGGTGGTTTCGATGGCCCCAATCCGTTCAACTTCTTCAACTTTGTCCACCGCGCGCCGGACGGCTGCACCCTGACCGCCGAGTCGCTGCTCAAGAACGTGCTGCCGTTCAATGTCATGGCGCTGTCCATGGGGCTGCACCCACGCGTGGGTATCGAAGACACGATCATTGATCAGAAGGGCAGACGTTTCAGCTCCGTGCAGCAGATCGAGCAAACCGTGCGTGTCGCCCATGAGCTGGGGCGCGAAATCGCCAGCGGCAAAGAAGCCCGTGAGATCTACCGCATCGGTGTGCAGTACCAGAGTATCGAAGAAACCCTGTTGGCCAACGGCATGGCCCCCAACCGCAAGGCTGGCCAGAAAGGTGTGCCGCAACGCGGCTGA
- a CDS encoding MFS transporter, whose protein sequence is MAFHPIAADDDDASGVGIARQYAWIVFALTFGLLISDYMSRQVLNAVFPMLKGEWALSDGQLGLLSGIVALMVGLLTFPLSLLADRFGRVKSLALMALLWSLATLGCALAQDYQQMFMARFMVGVGEAAYGSVGIAVVISVFPKHMRATLASAFMAGGMFGSVLGMALGGVLAAKLGWRWSFAGMALFGLLLAVLYPLIVKEARIAPQRAAQAANKVAAAVKRPLSTLCSSRSVIAAYIGSGLQLFVGGTVIVWMPSYLNRYYDMATDKAGGVAAIIVLCSGAGMILCGMLSDRLCRHSPERKVALAIAFCLGSCLLLSAAFALPAGPAQLALICLGMLIAAGTTGPAGAMVANLTHHSVHGTAFATLTLANNMLGLAPGPFITGRVSDVIGLQAAFQWVPMVSLAAAAVFFYAKCHYHKDIARLAGERVNDSISEAVSEVKV, encoded by the coding sequence ATGGCCTTTCACCCAATCGCCGCGGACGATGACGACGCCAGTGGTGTCGGTATTGCGCGCCAATATGCCTGGATTGTCTTTGCACTGACGTTCGGCCTGTTGATTTCCGATTACATGTCGCGTCAGGTGCTGAACGCGGTGTTCCCGATGCTCAAGGGCGAGTGGGCCCTGAGCGACGGCCAGCTCGGCCTGCTCAGTGGCATTGTCGCCTTGATGGTGGGGCTGCTGACATTTCCCCTGTCGTTGCTGGCGGATCGCTTCGGTCGGGTAAAAAGCCTGGCGCTGATGGCCCTGTTGTGGAGCCTCGCCACCCTGGGCTGCGCCTTGGCGCAGGACTACCAGCAGATGTTCATGGCCCGGTTCATGGTGGGTGTCGGCGAAGCGGCTTACGGCAGCGTTGGCATCGCAGTAGTGATTTCGGTCTTTCCCAAACACATGCGCGCCACCCTGGCCAGCGCCTTCATGGCGGGTGGCATGTTCGGCTCGGTGCTGGGTATGGCTCTGGGCGGTGTACTCGCTGCCAAGTTGGGCTGGCGCTGGTCGTTCGCCGGCATGGCGCTGTTCGGCCTGCTGCTGGCCGTGCTTTACCCGCTTATCGTCAAGGAAGCGCGCATCGCCCCGCAACGCGCGGCTCAAGCGGCGAACAAGGTGGCTGCAGCCGTCAAGCGCCCGCTGAGTACGCTGTGTTCCAGCCGTTCAGTGATCGCGGCCTATATCGGCAGTGGCTTGCAACTGTTCGTCGGTGGCACCGTGATTGTGTGGATGCCCAGCTACCTCAATCGTTATTACGACATGGCAACGGACAAGGCCGGCGGTGTCGCGGCGATCATCGTGCTGTGCAGCGGTGCGGGGATGATTCTGTGCGGCATGCTCAGCGACCGGCTGTGTCGGCACTCGCCGGAGCGCAAGGTCGCCCTGGCCATCGCTTTTTGCCTGGGTAGCTGCCTGTTGCTGTCGGCAGCGTTTGCCTTGCCGGCGGGGCCTGCGCAATTGGCGCTGATATGCCTGGGCATGCTGATTGCCGCTGGCACCACCGGACCTGCCGGGGCGATGGTTGCCAACCTGACCCACCATTCGGTCCACGGCACGGCCTTCGCCACGCTGACCCTGGCCAACAATATGCTCGGTCTGGCCCCGGGGCCATTCATCACCGGCAGGGTGTCCGACGTCATCGGCTTGCAGGCTGCTTTTCAATGGGTGCCCATGGTTAGCCTCGCGGCAGCGGCGGTGTTCTTTTATGCCAAGTGTCATTACCACAAGGATATCGCCCGGCTTGCGGGTGAGCGGGTCAACGATTCGATTAGTGAAGCTGTGTCAGAGGTGAAGGTGTGA
- a CDS encoding DsbA family oxidoreductase: protein MSGRLRIDVFFDFICPWCLIGKRQLECAQDLLRIQQPEVDITTVWHGVQLLPQLPVQGEPFAEFYLKRLGSAEAVRMRQAQVQQAAMAVGVPIDLSRIATMPNTADAHRLLERAAVLGSTAQRDVLLERLFAAYFQYGEDLGCPETLIAIARACGFDADAMASVLQGDGDPYVGNEADAGSGVPCFQFDRRLTVVGAQPAKVLLGAMGEALLDSHRSRLPA, encoded by the coding sequence GTGAGCGGTCGTTTACGGATTGACGTGTTCTTCGATTTTATCTGCCCGTGGTGCCTGATCGGTAAGCGCCAACTGGAATGTGCGCAGGATTTGCTGCGCATCCAGCAACCGGAGGTGGATATCACTACGGTGTGGCACGGGGTGCAGTTGTTGCCACAACTGCCGGTACAGGGTGAGCCCTTCGCCGAGTTCTATCTCAAGCGTCTGGGCAGCGCCGAAGCCGTACGCATGCGCCAGGCCCAGGTGCAGCAGGCCGCGATGGCGGTGGGGGTGCCCATCGACCTGAGCCGCATCGCCACCATGCCCAATACTGCTGATGCCCATCGCTTGCTGGAGCGTGCCGCTGTGCTGGGCAGTACGGCACAACGTGATGTCTTGCTTGAGCGTCTGTTCGCTGCCTACTTCCAGTACGGCGAGGACCTGGGTTGCCCTGAGACCTTGATCGCCATCGCCCGGGCGTGTGGCTTCGACGCTGATGCCATGGCCTCCGTTCTGCAAGGTGACGGCGATCCTTACGTCGGCAACGAGGCAGACGCTGGCAGCGGCGTGCCGTGTTTTCAATTCGACCGCCGTCTGACGGTGGTCGGCGCGCAGCCTGCCAAGGTGCTGCTTGGCGCCATGGGCGAAGCCTTGCTCGATAGCCATCGCTCACGGCTGCCAGCATGA
- a CDS encoding Rieske 2Fe-2S domain-containing protein, with amino-acid sequence MNRRVPVPAGKLPQAGGRALVEFESKSLALFNVEGDLFAIDDSCPHQGASLCGGRLEGRVIQCGAHGLRFDLRSGYLLNSTQLKVASYPVEVVDGQTFIVIISEESAP; translated from the coding sequence ATGAATCGGCGTGTACCCGTGCCCGCTGGAAAACTCCCGCAGGCGGGTGGCCGTGCGCTGGTGGAATTCGAGAGTAAAAGCCTGGCGTTGTTCAACGTCGAGGGCGACTTGTTCGCCATCGACGACAGCTGCCCGCATCAGGGCGCCTCGCTGTGCGGCGGACGCCTTGAGGGGAGGGTGATTCAATGCGGCGCCCATGGCCTGCGCTTCGATCTGCGCAGCGGCTACCTGCTCAATTCAACCCAACTCAAAGTCGCCAGTTATCCGGTCGAGGTCGTCGACGGCCAGACTTTCATCGTCATCATTTCTGAGGAGTCCGCGCCATG